The Gossypium hirsutum isolate 1008001.06 chromosome D07, Gossypium_hirsutum_v2.1, whole genome shotgun sequence genome includes the window GTTAGGGTttgaatataaaacaaataataagatTTCATTGAAGCATAAAATAAGTACATACATGTAagggataaatttcaaaactaatttaatatacAATTGTATatataagctttaattttatgatacataaaattttgatttttctaaatatatatcattaaatcaaaattaagacTTAACATGTacatttaaattacaattaaaatttcaaaaaattaaaattaaaaatataattacaaattaaatcaaaattcaccCTACATTTCTCGACGCTTACAAAGGCTAGATGGCCTGATAAGTTCCCAGTTACGTCAGGACTAAGGAGTAAAGGTACATCTAGAAGTCAATCGACGGGGAATCTGTTTGTTGGGAATGGCGACGACAGCAAGAGGAGTAGGAGACTCAAACCCAGACGACGACGACGAACTCAACTTTTTACTTTCCCAGCAGCACCACGAACTCATGGCTGCCCATTCCCTCGAGTCCGACCTCGACTTTGCCTTCCAGCTCCAACTCCAAGAAGCCCTCTCCGCTTCCCTTTCTCCCCACACTTCCCAACCCCCACCGCCGCCGCCACAGCCCCCCGTCCAAAACGACACCGTCTTCTCCTTAACGTCTCAAATGCTCTCCAAACTCCAACAAGAATCACTTGATCACAAGCGCTGCCTCCTCGAAACCCAGAAACTCAAGGACGACCTCAAGCGTCGGGTCCACGACGAGAAATTCGCCCGCCGGATTGCCGACATGCCCGAAGAACTTTGGGAGGATTGGGGCGATTTCTTCGAACGTCCCTTCGGTGAAGGGTGTTCTAAAGAACTTTGTTGGGATGAAACTGACAGCGAGATCGACTCCGTTGATGGTGTTTCTGACAATGAATATGATTTTCGTATTTACTTCAAGGGATTGATTagtgaagaaaaggttaaagacAAGGCATCCAACTACGCGGGGATTGGAGTTGCGATTTGTGATTTTAGGGATaatttgattttggaaattaCAAAGCCTTTAGTTGGAGTTGGGTTGAGCAAACAAGCAGCTGAGCTTAAGGCGTTGATCGAAGGGCTTAACGCTGCTTTGTCTTTGGAGCTTGATAGGATTGAATTCTGCTGTGATTATTATCCCATTTATCAATACGTAAGTTCCTATACATCcttttattttcccattttgtTACAATTCATGTGAATTTCTCTGTTTATTTATGTTCATTTTCTTATTAATATTAGTACTTTCTCTTTTGCTACGGGAACTAAACTTAAAAGATGGTTTTCAATTCAAATGTATAATCATCTTATCGAGTTCAATTGCCACCCGTCCTCGGTTCGATCCTTGGACAATCCTACCCCCTATCCCTTATCATAATATGTATAATCATCATGAATCTTAACTAATTTATAGATGATATATGCCTTTCATTCTCATTGTTTTTATAGCATATAAAATCCATATACATTCTCTAGAATTCATGTCTCCAAACATAACACACAAGAAAATTTGAAGAATTGATTGTCTGACCGAAGTATATAGTACATAGTGTTTTGAAAGGATGGAATTTGGcaattttcatcttttatatGGAATAAAAATTAAGAGTTAGTATTGCATTTTAGTCATTGGTTCATTtctacttgaaaaaaaaaagtaaaatggagAAGTAATAAAGAATCAGAGTAGGAGGAAGTAGATATGCTAGTGTAAATAATGGAGTCGACTTGGCTCTAGTGAATGAATTGAACTCATGAATCAGTTATGTCTTAAAAAGTTGTATTTAAGTCTGTTTTTATTTCCTTTACAaaaaaatgttatgttttattgtCGATGAGTACTATATATCCTTTCAGGGTCACTGAGAGTTTGGTGGGGTTATCTTGTTTGGAAAATAAGTACTAGGATtttaaatttagagaaaaatgtggcaaattaaataaaagggagTTATGGTGATACAGAAGGAAAGCAACTAAATGAAGGAGATAATTAGGGTTCCATTGAAATGCTCACTACAAACCCcaattcatttttatttgatAACTACTCTGTTGTATGGTGCCAAAGCGTTGGTAAAATGCTCTTTAGCCATGTTTACAACAGGTGATACACACTATCAGCAGCATCTCATTGACAGGTTGTTGTTTTGACTGAGATCAGGTTATGCTGTGCTTAACCATGGGCCATTTAAGTTTTCTGGTTGTTAAAATATTGCCTTTGATCAAGTAATGCTGGATATACATGTCACAAGATTGAAAGAACATCATTGATCATACTTGGGTTTAACTGTATTTGTGCTTTGTAATTATATAAAACTATCTATTGAAAGCCTCTTTATCTTCAAAATAAAGAGCCAAAGGGAATGTTGTTTGTGATGTTTTTGGCAATACAGATTACTAGGAGATGGCCTCCAAAGCAGAGGAAGATTTCAATGTTAGTGAATCAAGTATTACTTCTTCAAAGAAAGTTTACTGATTGCCGCCCCATACTCATGGCACGTAACGATATTAAATATGCCTTTAAGCTTGCAAGGGAAGCAATAGTATCTCAGGTCACTCAGCCTGTAGAGCAAAATGAAAGCAAGAGTGTGAAAGAGACTTGTGTTATCTGCTTAGAAGATACTGATTCTGGGAGCATGTTTTCAGTTGATGGATGCATGCATCGATACTGCTTTTCTTGTATGAAACAGCATGTGGAGGTGAAGTTGCTACATGGGACGGTGCCCAAATGTCCTCATGAGGGTTGCAAGTCTGAGCTTACTGTTGACAGCTGTAGAAAATTTTTGACCCCTAAAATGATTGAGACATTGAAACAAAGAACGAAGGAGGCATCAATTCCTGTCACTGAGAGAGTTTATTGCCCATATCCTAGGTGCTCAACCTTAATGTCAAGAAGTGAGGTTTTAGAATATTCTAAGGATGCACTTGTCAGAGCTGAAAGATCTGGTGCCAGGAAATGCCTGAAGTGTCATGCCCTTTTCTGTATCAACTGCAAGGTTCCTTGGCACAGTGACATGACATGTCAAGATTACAAAAGAAAGAATCCCCTTCCACCTGTAGAAGATCTTAAGCTGAAGTCACTTGCAAGCATGAATTTGTGGCGCCAGTGTGTGAAGTGCAACCACATTATAGAACTTTCTGAGGGTTGCTACCACATGACTTGCAGGTATTTCATTTTAGTTAtggtttttagttttcttttttgttgttgcttttaaaatattttgtccCACAAGTTAAGTTTGTTCAAAAACCAAGATGAAGGGAAGGGAAGGAGACGGGGAGTGGTGGGTTTGAGAAGGTGCTCGCAGGGATGCTGCTTGAAAACAAGGGATGTGTGCTTGAATTGGAAGATCATATCATGATTTTCATATGAGTTATCAACATTTGGCACCATTCCCTTGAATACCTGTGCCTTGACCGTGTTGGGACTATTATTTCCCCTGCCATGTCTTGATGTATCCCATACATATTTCTGTGTCAATGGCATGTATGTGTCATATACGAGGGTGTTTCCCATGTCTGTGCTTTGTAGATGTCATATGTCAGATAGTGTTTAAGCTGACAGCTACCAGTAAACCATATTCGCTATATATATTGTTATGCCAACAAAAGCTGCATCTCATGGTTGGTTGTTTTTGCAGATGCGGATATGAGTTTTGCTATAATTGTGGGGCTGAGTGGAAGAACAAAAAGGCAACTTGTTCTTGCCCGCTTTGGGAGGAGGATTTGATTTGGACTGAAAACAGAGACACAGATGAAGAAGAGATGGATGAAGACTCTGACTACGATGATGGTTGGTTTGTCTTCTGAGGACTCTTAACCCAATTTTCACCATACTCTTCTCATCCCATCTCTCTGGCCAATTCCAAAACTTGGTGACCATCTTTATATGTTTATAGAAGTGTTTTTGCATATACAATGTTTTTAGCCAGGCTTCTGATCCATTTGGAAGAATAGTGAAATGCATCAGGTTTCCTTTAAAAGAAACCGTCCTATAATAAATCTAATCCTAGTAGTGGTTGCATCACATAAGTTGAAGATTTGAAATTTAACATTTCTacctggttttttttttttttaatccgaAGTTTCATCTAATTTCACAGCATATGTACACATAAAGAACAatatataatgttaaaattttataaataaatgaacatatacgtatatgtatatatatggtcttCTCATAAATTTATGCAACAATTTTATCCATGGGTGTAGTTGCATTCTTGATCCtgattgtttctttatttctaaCCTTTACCCGGATGAGTTGGATTCATTATTCatataattgatgaatattttaaaaaaaaattgtattaattaaatctaaattataaGATAATATTGTATTGTTAAATAACAATGTTATCTGAGATTCATGAAAATATTGTACCGTTCGAGTTTAGTACGTGTTTAGGGCAAATCTTAAGAATTATGATAAGAGGATTGATTCTCTTATTTAGAGAAAATTTTAAGGTGGGGtcttcaaataataaaaatattgagcTTAATTTTTAATCCACTAAAgaaatactttttttataatttcgacTAAGAAGGGAATGTCAGATGAAATTAGGTGTAAGGAGCAGATGAGTCATCTGACACCAATCATGTGCTGGGGGATCAACCTTGATTTCTGCTCTATctgctttttcttttcaattatttattatgtaGGGTAAAGTCGGTGGATAGCATCCTCCCATGGCTTCTTTTGCCTTCAACCTACACACTTTCAAACAAACAACACTTGGAAAATATAAATGTTCCTTTTGGTGTCAAACAGGAATAACTACTTCAATCtttatttgattatatttaaaaggaaatttataATCCAACCTCTCTTTCTCTTTTAGAGAGAGCAGCAATCGGAAAAATTCACCATTTCTTGGTGAAAATTAGAGGATCTTTCATGTTAATCATAAATCTATTTACTCATTTAAACGATACTCACTTTTCATGTTTTAGTTTAGAATTTTTAATGGTGTtaaaaaataggggacacatttAGTCCATAAAAATATGTTATCTGATATTCCTTTAACATGACATTGGCATTCATAaacaaatttcaattttaaaaatatatagaattctATAAAATGctttcaattttatcaaaaaataaaaaaatatatataatccatatataaattttttttaaaaataaaactctgAAATTCTTTTatgatatataaattatttacataaagaattcaaaataaaatagaaaactaaaaatataaaagttcttaaattttatataaattttgaaaaattttaaaaaaatcacaaaaatatatcaaaaatttaaaaatatatttctcagtaacatatatatatatacacatataaattagtttttttaacatGCAATTAACAAACAATTCATAGTTTTTAAATATGTGgatatttatttcaaaatcgaATTTGATTTGGAATTTCTATTACTTCTAACTGAAAAATGAGTGAACATTACAAATAAAATGAACAAGTTTGtatgttaaaaagttaaaattaaaatctaGTAAAATTCTATTAAATTGACTAGTCAATGTGAATCTAATAGAGAGATGGAACTTCACATTCTTCCATGGATTTTGGGTCGGACTTGGAAGAGAATATGTAgtgtattaaataattattatgatACGCAAAAATATATAGTGTATTAATATCAATATTATAATAAGTAAAAAGcttatataaaaaatagatacaaatttttctatttaggtattttaaaattaaaattaacattaagTAACAAAAATTCCATCTCTCTCTTTACCTCTCCCGCCCCTTCCTTCTTCATGTTCTGTGTCTTCATCATCTTACAATTTGTCATGTCctcaaaatagagaaaatgggcttCTCTTTCTTTCctgttttgattttttaatattgaaaatggGGTTTGTTTCAATGGCAAAGAAGATGAATGTTTGTTTTAGTACTGAAAATGGAAGTTTGTTTTAATGGGAGAAATTTGGAGTAGAGTTtattttaaaccattttaaaaatttctttgtagagaaaatgaaaatgataaaaatgaagGTGGAAGGGGAGAGATTGAgagattatattttttattttttattgaatcttaattataaatatttttatttaattaaaatgtcaCGTGTTTTAATTTGATTGGTTCGAAAATTTTCTTACGTGGAGTTAACTATTGGTACCTAAAGTGGTGGCATAATAAAACTTTAGATacctaatttgacaaaaaaaaaatacatcacctaaataagaaattgcataatttgggcacttattttttatataagcctaataaaagttgaattttgcattaattataagtcaacacacATTTGAATGTAATGGAGCCCaggtaatattttaattaaataatatttatttagagaattaaaaaaattaaaatcacacaaaaaaaaaaaaactcaaccaCCGTCTTTACTATGTTATCATTTCATTTTTCTCtgttttaaaaaatgtataattacGCGGATTAAGTCTTAACTcgattaatataatattatagttGCTAATACAGAAGGACGTGGGTTTGAatgcgctgaagcgcattattctcctatttatcaGTTAAAAAAGAGCGTTGAATACTtctaaatattgtattaaaaagaACGAATATCATCGAGAACTTATAATCagattgttaaaaaatatatatgtaactaATTACAGCGGGTCAATAGAATAATATAAGTAAATCCTAGGTGGATCTTCAAAAGAAGCGGCAAAAGCTTAGCTCAGGGAACCGGCGGGAAAAGATTGAGCAAAAGCAAATAAAGAGCTTGGCGAGTAAGAAAAATGCGAACTTGAAGGTATCCAACACATCTTCCTCTGTTGTGAACGTCTTAAATCCAATCCCACCGCTTTTAGCACTACAACTTCTACGGTTGTCCATAATCTCCATCTACAAATCAAAGCAATGCTTTTCTAAGAGACATAACACAACTATAGAGGCGGCAAAAGACGAGAGAAAAAGAAGGATAAGGAGGAATGGGCGGCGGAGGGGTGACGGAATGGTGGAGAAGAAGAGTTGAGTGCTGatgttgggttgggttgggttgttCTTttgaaagagaagaaagaaaaaaagaatgtaGAGGGGTTAAGTTGGTTTTTTTATAGCTATCTataataatttttagaattatttgtAAACGTTAAAGTtcaatttgttaatttttgttttttaaatttaaaattaaattaataaatatataaatataataaaaaaaactcacaTCAACATCTCATATCATAACATGGAATGACTATAGTTTTCAAGTTTTCTATTGTCTACATATACATGAATAGCTTAgccttataatttttttaaactacaTTATTATAAGGTCTTTGaagtattcaaaatttttaattaagtctAATTATGATCGATTTTATACACTTTCTTTGTTAGCACTAATTGCATTAATCAATAACatctttcattttccttttattcTACAGTTCAGacttttttcattctcttcttccTTCCCCTCTGCTTCCCTGGTCGTTTCTTCCCTTTCGACCTTGCTTCTTCTTCCACCTGTTTCCATCTTCCTCCGCCCACAAGCTCATGGTCGGCGTAGCTCTGGCCACCATGAGCTCTCCCTTCCCCGCTTTCTTCCATTTGCTCCTATCTACTGttattgtttgcttttattttgtttctatGTGCTTGTGTTTTGTTTTAGGTACGGATCTTGGTTGCATCATTGCTTTGCCATGGTTTGACTTAATGGGCTCCCCAAAAGAGGGTATTTGGCTTCTGTACCGGGTAATCTCTGCCACCCCCTAATGCTCCAAGTTCGCGGAGCAAGTCTAAGGTGTATGTTTCCGCCTAAAGGCTTTCGTGGTTGGAGGATTCCAAGTGGATTGCAATGTCTATCGAGGTGAAGATGAAGACTAAGGGATTAGAACTAGTGTTGGTTTTTTGGTGTTTAGAACAAAGTTGACGCTTTGTGGGGTTTAGtctattttgttttttgttgGCCACTTGTGGCTTGATAGGCAGGTTGTGCCTATTTTCTATTCGTTGGACGTGGTGGTGGTTTTGAGATTTTCTTACAgtgtgtttggttgggtgtattggctaatCGGTAGCCCCACCCAATCCCCCCTCATTCCTATGTTTGGTTCATGGTATTGCTAATACCATTGTAATCGGTTACTAATTTAATCGGTGGATTTCACCGATTTGTAATCCCCCCATTTTGCCCAGATTAGGCGCCGCATAGGTTTACCATCCCTGTTATACCCTCTCATCTGCTTCCCctttgtttctcttctgttccttctaGCCTCTGCCGATTTTCTTGTTGGTAAGTTAATCCCCTCCAGATTTCCTTGTTGCTGAAGCCTTAGTTGCAGCTTCTTCAAGCTTTCGAACTGCACTTTCTGATTTCCTTGTTGGTAAGTTAATGGGTTCTTCAAGTTTTCTTCTTTTATGATATTATTGGCATAACTGAGTAGTTTTTCCTTGTTGGTAAGTTAATCCCCTTCAGATTTCTTTCACTCTGCTGATTCTGCATGTAATCGGTTTCCCCTTTTCTGATTACAGCTTCTTCCTCATCGCACTGTGCCCGGATTTCTTCATTTACAGGTGAGTTTTCCATGGTTATTTTGTTTTTGGATGAGGGTGAGGAattgtttcttttaattctttttcgaGTTGAGAAAATTGATAGTCTCCTTCTTGCATCTACATATCTCTTTGATCGTTTAGTTCTTATCTGGTTGATAATTGTGTCccgtattttattttattacattactTGTAAGCCCATTCCTGTCTCCCTTATGCCAGTTATTTCATCTCCTGCAACAGCATCTAGCTTTGTGGGTATTTCTTCCTTTGTTTTGCCATATTCTATCTCCTCATTTATGGCTCCAGTTCCATGTTCGCTTTCCTTGGAAGCCAATGTTGAAAATATAGTTTGAATTTTCTCCTCTGGTTCCTCATTAGGAAGACCCTCATCAGCAATTGTGTCTACTACTTTAAGCTCTCCTTGTTCTTCTTTTGGCAAGCGTACCTCTTCTATTCTCTTTGTGTCAGAAGAATCTTCTCGGCTCTCATGTTTTACTTCAGCATCCTTGTGGATCTCTTCTTCAATATTCTCAATCAGGTTTGCAATTCTGATATTTTCACCCTCAGAAAG containing:
- the LOC107954248 gene encoding uncharacterized protein; protein product: MATTARGVGDSNPDDDDELNFLLSQQHHELMAAHSLESDLDFAFQLQLQEALSASLSPHTSQPPPPPPQPPVQNDTVFSLTSQMLSKLQQESLDHKRCLLETQKLKDDLKRRVHDEKFARRIADMPEELWEDWGDFFERPFGEGCSKELCWDETDSEIDSVDGVSDNEYDFRIYFKGLISEEKVKDKASNYAGIGVAICDFRDNLILEITKPLVGVGLSKQAAELKALIEGLNAALSLELDRIEFCCDYYPIYQYITRRWPPKQRKISMLVNQVLLLQRKFTDCRPILMARNDIKYAFKLAREAIVSQVTQPVEQNESKSVKETCVICLEDTDSGSMFSVDGCMHRYCFSCMKQHVEVKLLHGTVPKCPHEGCKSELTVDSCRKFLTPKMIETLKQRTKEASIPVTERVYCPYPRCSTLMSRSEVLEYSKDALVRAERSGARKCLKCHALFCINCKVPWHSDMTCQDYKRKNPLPPVEDLKLKSLASMNLWRQCVKCNHIIELSEGCYHMTCRCGYEFCYNCGAEWKNKKATCSCPLWEEDLIWTENRDTDEEEMDEDSDYDDGWFVF